From Polynucleobacter sp. JS-JIR-II-b4, a single genomic window includes:
- a CDS encoding pseudouridine synthase has translation MEEKVRVSKLLSELGLCSRREADSYIEQGLVTVDGEVVNELGVRAYRHQKIELQSGAKAQQASRITVILNKPVGYISHYDDEQEYQPAASLITPENYFASPLDKGRSPRFNTKGLAPAGRLDIDSTGMLVLTQDGRIAKLLIGENSPVEKEYLVRVEGLLSFEDLDRLKHGLSLDGVELKPAQVSWQNEDQLRFVLREGRKRQIRRMCEMVGLKVIGLKRVRMGRISLGPLPPGQWRYVGAHEQF, from the coding sequence ATGGAAGAAAAAGTACGCGTCTCAAAATTACTCTCTGAGCTTGGTCTTTGCTCGCGTCGTGAGGCAGACTCGTATATTGAGCAAGGTCTGGTAACGGTAGATGGTGAAGTGGTGAACGAATTGGGCGTGCGCGCCTATCGTCATCAAAAAATTGAGCTGCAGTCTGGCGCTAAAGCCCAGCAAGCCTCTCGCATTACTGTCATTCTGAATAAACCCGTTGGTTACATTTCTCACTATGATGATGAGCAGGAATATCAACCAGCGGCTTCTTTGATTACTCCTGAAAATTACTTTGCCAGTCCGCTTGATAAAGGAAGAAGCCCTCGCTTCAATACTAAAGGGCTAGCGCCTGCAGGCAGGCTAGATATTGACTCTACGGGCATGCTAGTTCTGACTCAAGATGGTCGTATTGCCAAATTATTGATTGGCGAAAATAGCCCCGTTGAAAAAGAATACTTAGTGCGCGTTGAAGGGCTCCTTTCATTCGAGGATTTAGATCGCCTAAAGCATGGTCTATCACTAGATGGGGTAGAACTTAAACCCGCACAGGTCAGTTGGCAAAATGAAGATCAACTACGCTTTGTGTTGCGAGAAGGGCGTAAGCGCCAAATTCGTCGGATGTGCGAGATGGTAGGTCTCAAGGTGATAGGCCTCAAGCGCGTCCGAATGGGTCGCATCTCATTAGGACCACTTCCTCCTGGACAATGGCGCTACGTAGGGGCTCATGAGCAGTTCTGA
- a CDS encoding peptide chain release factor 3, with protein sequence METLTSSTPGAEVLRRRSFAIISHPDAGKTTLTEKLLLYAGAIQIAGSVKARKASRHATSDWMEIEKQRGISVASSVMQMEYRDCIINLLDTPGHQDFSEDTYRVLTAVDSALMVIDAANGVESQTLRLLEVCRARNTPIVTFINKMDREVKPPMELMDEIETALGIEVVPFTWPVGMGKSFAGVIDIANSRMRMFKAGEDRVTEDSHAVVDINDPALKERLGTDLENALAEVALIKEAMPAFDLEAFLAGRQSPVFFGSAINNFGVREILNTLVELAPSPGSRKALQREVSPAENKFSAVVFKIQANMDPAHRDRVAFLRICSGHFQRGMKLKICRNGKEVRTNNALSFLSQRRDILDEAFPGDIIGLPNHGLLRLGDTLTEGEQLQFTGLPFFAPEIFRMVESADPLRSKQLRTGLMQLGEEGAIQVFRPMAGGTMLLGAFGQLQFEVVSHRLQTEYGAEVRLLPARYSLARWVSSDDPVALKKFTQENIHRMAEDVVGASVFLASHKSELDVAQQRWESIQFHALREHAGLIYQSDLAG encoded by the coding sequence ATCGAAACTCTTACCTCCAGCACTCCAGGCGCAGAAGTACTTAGACGTCGAAGCTTTGCGATCATCTCTCACCCAGATGCGGGCAAAACTACGCTTACCGAAAAGTTACTGCTGTATGCGGGGGCTATTCAGATTGCGGGAAGTGTTAAAGCGCGTAAGGCCAGTCGTCACGCAACTTCTGACTGGATGGAAATTGAAAAGCAGCGCGGCATCTCTGTAGCAAGCTCGGTGATGCAGATGGAGTATCGCGATTGCATCATTAACCTATTAGATACACCGGGCCACCAAGATTTCTCAGAGGACACCTACCGTGTGTTGACTGCGGTTGACTCTGCCCTCATGGTCATTGATGCCGCCAATGGTGTTGAATCTCAAACATTGCGCCTGCTTGAAGTTTGCCGTGCACGCAATACGCCTATCGTGACATTCATTAATAAGATGGATCGCGAAGTTAAGCCTCCAATGGAATTAATGGATGAGATTGAAACCGCACTTGGTATTGAAGTGGTGCCGTTCACTTGGCCGGTTGGCATGGGCAAATCCTTTGCTGGTGTGATTGATATCGCCAATTCTCGTATGCGCATGTTCAAAGCTGGCGAAGATCGAGTTACCGAAGACTCACATGCAGTGGTTGATATCAATGATCCAGCCCTTAAAGAGCGTCTAGGCACAGACTTAGAAAATGCCCTAGCTGAAGTAGCGCTGATCAAAGAAGCAATGCCGGCATTTGATCTCGAAGCCTTTCTGGCTGGACGCCAGTCACCAGTCTTCTTTGGCTCAGCCATCAATAACTTTGGTGTGCGCGAGATTCTCAATACATTGGTAGAGCTCGCACCATCGCCAGGCTCACGTAAAGCCTTGCAACGCGAGGTCAGTCCTGCCGAGAACAAATTCTCAGCAGTTGTATTCAAGATTCAGGCCAATATGGATCCAGCACATCGTGACCGTGTAGCTTTTTTACGTATCTGTTCTGGCCATTTTCAGCGCGGCATGAAACTCAAGATTTGTCGCAACGGCAAAGAAGTTCGAACCAATAATGCACTCTCTTTCTTATCGCAAAGACGCGATATTTTGGATGAGGCTTTTCCTGGTGACATCATTGGCCTGCCAAATCACGGCTTGCTGCGCCTAGGCGATACCTTAACCGAAGGTGAGCAATTGCAATTTACTGGGCTACCCTTCTTTGCGCCAGAAATTTTCCGCATGGTTGAATCTGCCGATCCTTTACGCTCTAAACAGTTGCGCACCGGACTGATGCAATTGGGTGAAGAGGGTGCTATTCAGGTCTTTAGGCCAATGGCAGGCGGTACCATGCTACTTGGTGCATTTGGCCAACTTCAATTTGAAGTGGTTAGCCATCGCCTACAAACTGAATACGGCGCAGAAGTACGTCTTCTGCCTGCCCGCTATAGCTTGGCTCGCTGGGTGAGCTCAGACGATCCCGTTGCCTTGAAAAAATTTACTCAAGAAAATATCCACCGCATGGCAGAAGATGTGGTGGGCGCATCTGTTTTCCTAGCGTCACATAAATCAGAGCTAGATGTTGCCCAACAACGTTGGGAGTCCATTCAATTCCATGCCCTCAGAGAGCATGCCGGATTAATTTATCAATCCGATTTAGCAGGCTAA
- a CDS encoding DUF2798 domain-containing protein, with protein sequence MIQIQNFIFALVMGCLMSLSITLATTVVRVGLAENFFWVWFEVWSVAYPVAIVCILIYRPFASKITAKIMKVLELNKP encoded by the coding sequence ATGATTCAGATACAGAACTTTATCTTTGCTTTAGTTATGGGGTGCTTAATGTCTTTAAGCATTACGCTTGCCACTACAGTTGTTCGTGTTGGCCTTGCAGAAAATTTCTTCTGGGTGTGGTTTGAAGTTTGGTCAGTAGCTTACCCAGTAGCCATTGTTTGTATTCTGATTTACAGGCCATTTGCTAGCAAAATCACTGCAAAGATTATGAAGGTGCTGGAGCTCAATAAGCCCTAG
- a CDS encoding DMT family protein, whose translation MINLSIFNSPISFIGLLALSNVFMTFAWYAHLKNLSAKPWWIAVLVSWAIALFEYALQVPANRIGYQFFSLGQLKIAQEVITLSVFVPFAVFYMGEPFKTDYIWAGLCLLGAVYFMFRS comes from the coding sequence ATGATCAATCTATCTATATTCAATAGCCCAATTAGTTTCATTGGCCTATTAGCGCTATCCAATGTATTTATGACATTCGCTTGGTATGCACACTTAAAAAACTTATCAGCGAAGCCATGGTGGATTGCTGTTTTAGTGAGCTGGGCGATTGCTTTGTTTGAGTATGCCTTGCAAGTTCCAGCTAATCGAATAGGCTATCAGTTCTTTAGTCTGGGACAACTCAAGATTGCTCAAGAAGTGATTACTCTCAGTGTATTTGTTCCGTTTGCAGTTTTTTACATGGGCGAGCCATTTAAAACCGATTACATTTGGGCGGGATTATGCTTATTGGGCGCCGTTTACTTTATGTTTAGATCATGA
- a CDS encoding DMT family transporter, producing the protein MNKESKGMLIGFIGILIFSLTLPVSKIAVLSFNPYFIAFGRATLAGLVALVYLAYKKESTPTRVDFVKFVVIALGVVFGFPIFTTVAMTQGSSSHGAVILGMMPLATTVIGVLRFKERPSLGFWLVSLLGAGLVILYALLKSSGSFTYIDGLLVLGGISACIGYVEGGELSRKMNPRAVISWALIISLPLNIVMTWFTYSPEYIHADAVAWTSFVYLSLFPMFLGFFFWYEGLAIGGIARVSQVQLIQPFCTLVAASILLGDSLTVMNLIFAVLVVSTVILGKRMLVKRA; encoded by the coding sequence GTGAATAAAGAAAGTAAGGGAATGCTAATTGGCTTTATTGGCATTCTAATTTTTAGCTTAACGCTACCAGTAAGTAAGATTGCTGTTTTAAGTTTTAACCCGTATTTCATTGCTTTCGGAAGAGCAACCCTGGCAGGACTAGTTGCACTCGTCTATCTTGCTTATAAAAAAGAGAGCACACCCACTAGGGTGGATTTCGTGAAATTTGTGGTCATAGCTCTGGGTGTCGTGTTTGGTTTTCCTATATTTACCACTGTTGCAATGACTCAAGGTTCGTCTTCACACGGGGCAGTGATTTTGGGAATGATGCCGCTTGCTACCACCGTTATTGGCGTGCTGCGCTTTAAAGAGCGTCCCTCCTTAGGGTTCTGGCTGGTATCTTTATTGGGCGCCGGTTTAGTCATTCTGTACGCTCTATTAAAGAGTTCCGGCAGCTTTACGTATATTGATGGCCTTTTAGTGCTTGGCGGGATTAGCGCTTGCATTGGTTATGTAGAGGGCGGCGAACTCTCTAGAAAAATGAATCCACGCGCGGTCATTTCTTGGGCCTTGATCATTTCCTTGCCGCTGAATATTGTGATGACTTGGTTCACTTATAGCCCAGAATATATTCATGCGGATGCCGTGGCATGGACTAGCTTTGTCTATCTAAGTTTATTCCCCATGTTTCTTGGCTTCTTTTTTTGGTATGAGGGGCTTGCGATTGGTGGCATTGCACGCGTTAGTCAAGTGCAGTTAATTCAGCCGTTTTGCACTCTAGTAGCAGCAAGTATTTTGTTGGGCGATTCGCTCACAGTGATGAATTTAATCTTTGCCGTGTTGGTTGTGTCTACTGTCATCCTTGGGAAAAGAATGCTGGTAAAAAGAGCGTAG
- a CDS encoding MOSC domain-containing protein: MKFNAYIQAIYLATSAGKQMRSVSTAKAIVGSGLEGDRYALGTGAYSAIEPTKVRHVSIIALSAIDTANDWLTAGDEPTFDGSETRRNIALAGITASELNALVGQRFQLGDIQLLGTELCTPCERPAQLLGKPSFMEAFEGRGGIRAEVLNSGVLAAGDKLFIRDEE, from the coding sequence ATGAAATTCAATGCCTATATTCAAGCCATCTATCTAGCAACGTCTGCTGGCAAGCAGATGCGATCCGTCAGCACTGCCAAAGCCATAGTTGGCAGTGGCCTTGAAGGTGACCGTTATGCACTAGGTACGGGCGCCTATTCAGCCATCGAGCCAACTAAAGTGCGTCACGTCAGTATCATCGCCCTATCTGCTATTGATACAGCAAATGATTGGTTAACAGCTGGAGATGAACCGACTTTTGATGGCTCTGAAACACGCCGTAATATTGCGCTTGCAGGCATTACGGCATCTGAACTCAATGCGCTCGTGGGCCAACGATTTCAGCTAGGTGACATTCAGCTACTTGGCACAGAACTATGCACCCCCTGTGAAAGACCGGCGCAATTACTCGGCAAGCCTAGTTTCATGGAGGCATTCGAGGGGCGTGGCGGTATTCGAGCTGAGGTTTTAAACTCCGGAGTCCTGGCTGCGGGTGATAAGCTCTTCATAAGAGATGAGGAGTGA
- a CDS encoding GNAT family N-acetyltransferase, translating into MIQYRDNATITAEQAIDLYKRSTLGERRPIHNVQTFEDMLKNANLTITAWDGEALVGISRSLTDFTYVAYLADLAVDEKYQRSGIGKQLIEETKARLGPECMIVLLAAPKANEYYENIGFEHNPRAWTLKK; encoded by the coding sequence ATGATTCAATATCGCGACAACGCCACGATTACTGCGGAGCAAGCCATCGATCTTTACAAGCGCTCCACCCTTGGGGAGCGACGCCCTATTCATAATGTTCAAACATTTGAGGACATGCTCAAGAATGCCAACCTCACCATTACCGCATGGGACGGCGAAGCTTTGGTGGGCATTTCGCGTTCGCTAACCGACTTTACTTATGTGGCTTACCTTGCGGATTTAGCCGTTGATGAAAAATATCAACGCTCTGGAATTGGCAAGCAACTCATTGAGGAAACCAAAGCACGTCTTGGTCCTGAATGCATGATCGTGCTGTTAGCGGCGCCCAAGGCGAATGAATATTACGAAAATATTGGCTTTGAACACAATCCACGCGCCTGGACTCTCAAAAAGTAA
- a CDS encoding histidine phosphatase family protein, whose product MTITRFCLVRHGETDWNAARRLQGHADIGLNARGLAQAGQMARALKNIKLQFDVLYTSDLQRAAKTAQAIEELFETSAIPNAALRERHLGALQGLTTDEAPMREPDLWKSHLSRNIEENLRDGESIQQFADRIKTALVEICEEHSGKTILLVSHGGALDMMYRIASNQALDAEKAVTVPNASLNWISHDGLAWKVNSWADTSHLQDLALDNLDL is encoded by the coding sequence ATGACTATTACTCGATTTTGCTTAGTTCGCCATGGTGAAACTGACTGGAATGCCGCGCGACGCCTTCAAGGCCATGCTGATATTGGCCTGAATGCCAGAGGCTTAGCTCAAGCAGGACAAATGGCGCGCGCCCTCAAAAACATTAAGCTTCAATTTGATGTTTTGTATACCAGTGATCTCCAGCGCGCAGCAAAGACTGCACAAGCTATTGAAGAATTATTTGAAACCTCTGCGATACCGAATGCCGCCCTTAGAGAACGTCATCTTGGCGCGCTACAGGGCCTCACCACTGATGAAGCCCCGATGCGTGAGCCAGATCTTTGGAAATCTCATCTCAGCAGAAATATTGAGGAGAACTTACGTGATGGTGAAAGCATTCAACAATTTGCAGATCGAATTAAAACTGCGCTTGTGGAAATCTGCGAAGAACATTCAGGTAAAACTATTTTGCTGGTCAGCCATGGGGGTGCCTTGGATATGATGTACAGAATTGCGAGCAATCAAGCCCTGGATGCAGAAAAGGCCGTTACCGTACCTAACGCCTCTCTCAATTGGATAAGTCATGATGGACTTGCCTGGAAGGTGAATAGCTGGGCAGATACGAGCCACCTTCAGGATTTGGCCCTAGATAATCTAGACCTCTAG
- a CDS encoding MipA/OmpV family protein produces MKSIFRITVLLIATAIHIPAYALDDIPDALPDRIVGDIGAAVYTSNLHIGTEGTQSLVLPYAFFDYQRFFARIDEVGIKTFKMGYGYFEVIGKINLDTYKVKSSINSNSINRSDPIPLGLGTFQETPIGGFFVNAYHDFGKSKGALYEFLYFAEIETYKKVIIYPQIGIERQSSQYANYYYGISSGESTATGYAAYSAPATNNLLAGLMVEIPVVDNWYINVYGKRKWMGGGINNSPVINRSFQDNIFMALAYRFK; encoded by the coding sequence ATGAAATCGATTTTTCGCATAACGGTTCTTTTAATTGCCACTGCAATCCATATTCCCGCCTACGCGTTGGATGATATTCCGGATGCGCTTCCGGATCGCATCGTTGGCGATATCGGTGCGGCCGTTTACACCTCTAATTTACATATTGGTACCGAAGGGACTCAATCCTTAGTCCTGCCCTATGCCTTTTTTGACTATCAGCGTTTTTTCGCTCGCATTGATGAGGTGGGCATTAAGACTTTCAAGATGGGTTACGGCTATTTTGAAGTAATCGGAAAAATTAATTTAGACACCTACAAAGTAAAGTCGTCAATCAATAGCAACTCTATCAACCGAAGCGACCCAATACCCCTTGGCCTAGGAACTTTTCAAGAGACGCCGATCGGAGGATTTTTTGTTAATGCCTATCATGACTTTGGTAAATCAAAAGGGGCACTCTATGAATTTTTATACTTCGCTGAGATTGAAACCTATAAAAAAGTAATCATCTATCCGCAAATTGGTATAGAACGACAGTCAAGTCAATATGCTAATTACTACTATGGCATCAGCTCTGGGGAGTCGACAGCTACTGGTTATGCGGCTTATAGCGCCCCTGCAACAAACAATCTTTTAGCGGGACTCATGGTGGAGATTCCAGTGGTGGATAACTGGTACATCAACGTGTATGGCAAACGCAAATGGATGGGTGGTGGAATTAATAACAGCCCAGTCATAAATCGCTCATTCCAAGATAATATCTTTATGGCACTTGCGTATCGCTTTAAATAA
- a CDS encoding MAPEG family protein: protein MLLVTSIIAVALTIIFIKLSFAVIGLRRKNKVGLGSGGHEDLERAIRTQGNFAEYVPIGIILIACLELNGAPWWLVAIPGIALIVGRLIHAKGMNTPPPDFSKRVLGMKFTFFTLIALAALNLGWSLRYLAN from the coding sequence ATGCTATTAGTCACCTCAATTATTGCCGTTGCCTTAACCATTATTTTCATCAAACTCTCTTTTGCTGTCATTGGCTTAAGAAGAAAAAATAAGGTTGGCCTAGGAAGTGGTGGTCACGAAGATCTTGAGAGGGCCATTCGTACCCAAGGCAACTTTGCCGAATACGTTCCCATTGGAATCATCCTAATTGCTTGTCTTGAGTTAAATGGCGCCCCTTGGTGGTTGGTGGCTATTCCAGGTATCGCACTCATTGTTGGACGTTTGATTCACGCAAAAGGCATGAACACTCCGCCGCCAGATTTCAGCAAGCGCGTGCTTGGAATGAAATTTACTTTTTTCACGCTCATTGCATTGGCTGCTTTGAATTTAGGTTGGTCTTTACGCTATCTGGCTAATTAA
- a CDS encoding haloacid dehalogenase type II — translation MYKLIAFDAYGTLFDVYSMGQLAEELFPGHGQAFALMWRDRQIEYTRLVTMSDPNPSGSKYYLPFWELTIRSLRYVCKRMGLGLTTEYEKRLMDQYAKLTGFEDSLNVLKTIKQKGISTAILSNGSREMLATVVESNGLKPYLDEVVTIEDVRLFKTAPQAYELLLKAFPVKKEEILFVSSNAWDALAAKWYGFDVFWVNRLGHPFEEIGEKPNYEGNSLSKVLEVI, via the coding sequence ATGTATAAGCTAATCGCATTTGATGCCTATGGCACGTTATTTGATGTGTATTCCATGGGGCAGTTGGCAGAAGAATTATTTCCAGGGCATGGGCAGGCTTTTGCTTTAATGTGGCGCGATCGCCAAATTGAATATACCCGCCTGGTAACAATGAGCGATCCCAATCCTAGCGGCAGTAAGTACTATCTCCCATTTTGGGAGTTGACCATTCGCTCATTGCGATATGTCTGTAAGCGGATGGGATTGGGTCTCACTACTGAATATGAGAAGCGATTGATGGACCAGTATGCCAAACTCACTGGCTTTGAAGATAGCCTCAATGTCCTTAAAACAATAAAACAGAAAGGAATCTCTACTGCAATTTTGTCTAATGGCAGTAGGGAGATGTTGGCAACCGTGGTCGAGAGTAATGGTTTAAAGCCTTACCTAGATGAAGTTGTCACTATCGAGGACGTACGCTTATTTAAAACGGCCCCACAAGCTTATGAATTGTTATTAAAGGCATTTCCTGTCAAGAAAGAAGAAATTCTTTTTGTATCGAGCAATGCTTGGGATGCTCTAGCTGCAAAGTGGTATGGCTTTGATGTATTTTGGGTCAATCGTCTTGGGCACCCTTTTGAAGAGATTGGTGAAAAACCAAACTATGAAGGTAATTCTTTAAGCAAGGTATTAGAAGTTATCTAA
- a CDS encoding DUF2461 domain-containing protein, producing the protein MSDFIGFSPKAFKFLEELTDNQTRVWFSEHRSEYEEFVREPMKRFTDELSESLANKDIPLWGDPKKSLFRINRDARFSKAKHPYNMHASGLFTRTGDKHSPGVLYFRLDPLGSRCAAGYLQPEAHNLKKLRQGILDNPKAWLSLEKSLKRKGYELDYSNTLARIPRGFNDVPLEVERAIKLKGWIIRKQLSRSIICSKELIQEVTDFAKDMLPLLSFGWHALAKFSD; encoded by the coding sequence ATGAGCGACTTTATTGGATTTAGTCCTAAGGCTTTCAAATTTCTTGAAGAGCTTACCGATAATCAAACTAGAGTTTGGTTTTCTGAGCATCGCTCGGAATATGAAGAGTTTGTGCGCGAACCGATGAAGCGCTTTACAGATGAATTGTCTGAGAGTCTCGCAAATAAAGATATACCGCTGTGGGGCGATCCCAAAAAATCCCTTTTTAGAATTAATCGAGATGCTCGGTTTTCAAAAGCAAAGCATCCTTACAACATGCATGCCAGCGGGCTCTTTACGAGAACTGGCGACAAGCACTCGCCCGGCGTTTTGTATTTTCGTTTAGACCCCCTGGGCAGTAGATGCGCCGCAGGTTATTTACAGCCAGAAGCTCACAATCTAAAAAAGCTTAGACAGGGAATTTTAGATAACCCTAAGGCTTGGCTTTCGCTTGAGAAGTCTCTAAAAAGAAAAGGCTATGAGCTGGATTATTCAAACACATTGGCCCGCATTCCGAGAGGCTTTAATGATGTTCCGCTAGAGGTTGAGCGAGCAATCAAACTCAAAGGCTGGATTATTAGAAAGCAGTTGTCCAGATCAATAATTTGCTCGAAAGAATTAATTCAAGAAGTCACGGATTTTGCTAAAGACATGCTTCCCCTTCTCAGTTTTGGGTGGCATGCGTTGGCTAAATTTTCTGATTAA
- a CDS encoding DUF3106 domain-containing protein, with amino-acid sequence MSSKKWVVGALFSASVISLAGAAIPEPPNPLANINLTFDQRLEQMKQIDAALLKATPEERKVYWHQRRDQMKALSPEDRKLVQEKMKAQWQSITPEQKEKMKAERKAFFDGLTPEEQAEMKARRAKWENMSPEEKQKWFKQPG; translated from the coding sequence ATGAGTTCTAAAAAATGGGTGGTTGGAGCGCTATTTAGTGCTTCTGTGATTTCCTTGGCTGGCGCCGCAATCCCTGAACCACCAAATCCTTTGGCCAATATCAATCTCACCTTTGATCAGCGCTTGGAGCAGATGAAGCAAATAGATGCTGCATTGCTGAAAGCAACACCAGAAGAGCGAAAAGTCTATTGGCATCAGAGGCGCGATCAAATGAAGGCTTTAAGCCCCGAAGATCGCAAGCTAGTTCAGGAAAAAATGAAGGCCCAATGGCAATCCATTACTCCTGAACAAAAAGAAAAAATGAAAGCCGAGAGAAAAGCTTTCTTTGATGGTTTAACACCAGAAGAGCAGGCAGAAATGAAGGCCCGAAGAGCCAAATGGGAAAATATGAGCCCTGAAGAAAAGCAGAAGTGGTTCAAGCAACCAGGCTAG
- a CDS encoding sodium-dependent bicarbonate transport family permease has protein sequence MNNFLDPAILFFVFGAFAGAVKSNLEIPQPIARFLSLYLLMALGLKGGFALHKSGFTLEIGLALGLAVFLATIIPLMGYMVLRAKLNNYDAAAIAATYGSVSAVTFITATQALDQYGIAFGGHMAAAMALMESPAIILAILLANKARSSATNSTQSTGMSKILHESFTDGAQLLLLGSMMVGLVSGDSGQKIMAPFSIDLFKGMLAFFLLDMGLMAAKNFEGLKGKPPITLLYAIGAPLVHASIALALCKLLGLPLGDTILLMVLAASASYIAVPAVLRHALPEVNPALYMGMSLGITFPFNIILGIPLYAYIAGLTY, from the coding sequence ATGAATAATTTTTTGGATCCAGCAATTCTCTTTTTTGTCTTTGGTGCTTTTGCTGGGGCTGTTAAATCCAACCTAGAAATTCCTCAGCCCATTGCTAGGTTTTTATCGCTCTATCTATTGATGGCGTTGGGTTTGAAGGGCGGCTTTGCTCTGCATAAATCAGGATTTACTCTTGAGATAGGTTTGGCGCTTGGGCTCGCAGTATTTTTGGCAACCATCATTCCTCTCATGGGGTATATGGTTTTAAGAGCCAAACTCAATAACTATGATGCAGCAGCCATTGCAGCTACTTATGGTTCGGTTAGTGCCGTTACGTTTATTACTGCGACACAAGCACTTGATCAATATGGCATTGCGTTTGGTGGACACATGGCGGCCGCTATGGCTTTGATGGAGTCGCCGGCAATCATTTTGGCAATTTTGTTGGCGAATAAAGCGAGGTCATCAGCTACTAATTCGACACAGTCCACAGGCATGTCAAAGATTCTTCATGAGTCATTTACTGATGGCGCACAACTACTGCTTTTGGGCTCGATGATGGTTGGCTTAGTCAGTGGCGACAGCGGGCAAAAAATAATGGCCCCATTTTCAATTGATTTATTCAAGGGAATGCTGGCCTTCTTCTTGCTCGACATGGGTTTGATGGCGGCTAAGAATTTTGAGGGATTAAAGGGTAAGCCACCCATTACTTTGCTTTATGCAATCGGCGCTCCTTTGGTTCATGCCTCTATTGCATTGGCACTTTGCAAGTTATTGGGCTTGCCATTGGGCGATACCATCCTATTGATGGTGCTTGCTGCCAGCGCTTCTTATATTGCTGTACCAGCCGTATTAAGACACGCACTTCCGGAAGTAAACCCCGCTTTATATATGGGAATGTCGTTGGGAATTACTTTCCCCTTCAATATCATTTTGGGGATTCCGCTTTACGCTTATATTGCGGGTCTAACTTACTAG
- a CDS encoding cation diffusion facilitator family transporter, with protein sequence MDKEIEDHESQTPAKQQAAKKSTLVSVLVNIGLTVSQVFAGIVSGSQGLIADGIHSATDLVADFVVLFANHHSAKDADEDHRYGHQRYETAASLFLGISLLAVGAGMLFKAGEKIISPVAAGQIQILALYVALASLVAKELLFRYMLAVAQRVRSSMLVANAWHARSDAASSLVVSIGIVGALFGHPIFDAIGALVVGLMVAKMGWKFGWDALHDLMDRAVSEEEHRQIEGIIKSTDGVRGFHDLRTRKMGDMILVDVHIDVDANATVKVGHDIALNAGNQIKKQLPVLNVMTHIDPV encoded by the coding sequence ATGGATAAAGAGATAGAAGATCACGAATCACAAACGCCTGCCAAGCAACAGGCCGCGAAGAAGAGCACATTGGTCAGCGTCCTGGTTAATATCGGCCTGACAGTTTCTCAAGTATTTGCGGGTATTGTGTCTGGCTCTCAGGGCTTGATTGCGGATGGTATTCACTCCGCGACAGATTTAGTTGCAGACTTTGTAGTGCTTTTTGCCAATCACCATAGTGCTAAAGATGCGGATGAAGATCACCGCTATGGCCATCAACGATATGAAACTGCCGCTTCTCTATTTTTAGGAATCTCTTTATTGGCTGTTGGTGCGGGTATGCTTTTTAAGGCCGGGGAAAAGATTATCAGTCCAGTGGCGGCCGGACAAATTCAAATCCTAGCTTTGTATGTTGCGTTGGCCTCTTTGGTTGCAAAGGAGCTGCTTTTTAGATACATGCTGGCAGTAGCTCAGCGTGTGCGATCTTCGATGTTGGTAGCCAATGCTTGGCATGCCAGATCTGACGCAGCTTCTTCATTGGTCGTTTCTATTGGTATTGTTGGCGCTCTATTTGGGCACCCAATCTTTGACGCTATTGGTGCTTTAGTGGTTGGCTTAATGGTGGCAAAAATGGGTTGGAAGTTTGGTTGGGATGCACTGCATGACTTAATGGATAGGGCAGTATCAGAGGAAGAGCATCGTCAGATAGAGGGCATCATTAAATCTACCGATGGCGTTAGAGGCTTTCATGATCTGCGTACTCGCAAGATGGGCGATATGATTTTGGTAGACGTCCATATTGATGTAGATGCCAATGCCACTGTCAAGGTTGGGCACGACATTGCCTTAAACGCTGGCAATCAAATCAAGAAACAATTGCCAGTGCTCAATGTCATGACGCACATCGATCCTGTATAG